The Eubacteriaceae bacterium Marseille-Q4139 genome has a window encoding:
- a CDS encoding FeoA domain-containing protein, which translates to MYLCDGTVGNSYKVKEIKLPINIEKRLEALGMTQGTPIDVLNSKGHGILIVKIRGTRFALGRNITKNILVG; encoded by the coding sequence ATGTATCTCTGTGACGGAACCGTAGGAAACAGCTATAAAGTAAAAGAAATAAAGTTACCGATCAACATTGAAAAGCGCCTTGAAGCATTGGGAATGACACAAGGAACGCCCATTGATGTACTGAACAGCAAGGGGCATGGAATCCTGATTGTGAAAATACGAGGAACCCGGTTTGCGTTGGGGCGCAATATCACGAAGAATATTTTAGTGGGGTAA